One window from the genome of Salvelinus fontinalis isolate EN_2023a chromosome 3, ASM2944872v1, whole genome shotgun sequence encodes:
- the LOC129839146 gene encoding procathepsin L-like isoform X1 yields the protein MQMKLLLMALCAVVSSFKQPLGGIWEEWKTQHGKQYSKVDEGFRRMIWETNQGLIRQHNLEAEIGKHTFTLGMNQFGDMTNKEYNALLTVNAAEEEKLLDGIPLSKWNCSLSAAPETWDWRPYGYVTPVKNQGSCGSCYAFAAVGALEGQLFKQTGKLLPLSEQNLVDCSGDYHNNGCGGGLAMRCFSYVSDHGIMSERKYPYTAEVGPCEYQNATKEAWCKGFNRVPSLDEKVFRDTLYEVGPIAVSVNATHPSFKFYKDGVLYQPDCSTRTNHAVLAVGYGSSYLDYWIVKNSWGTGWGRDGYILMARGYNQCGIARRPVYPIM from the exons atgcaGATGAAACTCCTACTAATGGCACTGTGTGCAGTGGTGTCCTCTTTCAAACAACCACTGGGCGGCATCTGGGAGGAGTGGAAAACCCAACACGGCAAACAGTATTCCAAG GTGGATGAGGGCTTCAGAAGGATGATCTGGGAGACAAACCAAGGCCTCATCCGTCAACACAACCTGGAGGCAGAAATAGGAAAGCACACTTTCACCCTGGGAATGAACCAGTTTGGAGACATG ACGAATAAAGAGTACAATGCCTTGTTGACTGTTAATGCTGCTGAGGAGGAGAAACTCCTGGATGGGATCCCCCTCTCTAAGTGGAACTGCAGTCTCTCAGCAGCTCCTGAGACGTGGGACTGGCGTCCATATGGATATGTGACTCCAGTGAAGAACCAG GGGTCTTGTGGATCTTGCTATGCATTTGCTGCAGTCGGAGCCCTGGAGGGCCAGTTGTTCAAGCAGACAGGCAAACTGTTGCCTCTGAGTGAGCAGAACCTGGTGGACTGCAGCGGAGACTATCACAATAATGGCTGTGGAGGTGGCTTGGCCATGAGGTGTTTTAGTTACGTCTCAGATCATGGGATTATGTCGGAGAGGAAATATCCTTACACTGCAGAG GTGGGCCCTTGTGAATACCAGAACGCAACAAAGGAAGCCTGGTGCAAAGGCTTCAACAGAGTTCCTTCGCTGGATGAAAAAGTGTTTCGAGACACTTTGTATGAGGTTGGCCCTATCGCTGTGTCTGTGAACGCCACACATCCCTCCTTCAAGTTCTACAAAGATG GAGTCCTCTACCAGCCTGACTGTTCAACAAGAACTAACCATGCTGTACTGGCTGTCGGGTATGGTAGTTCTTACCTGGACTACTGGATTGTGAAAAACAG CTGGGGTACTGGTTGGGGAAGAGACGGGTACATTCTCATGGCCAGAGGATACAACCAGTGTGGTATTGCCAGACGACCAGTCTACCCTATTATGTGA
- the LOC129839146 gene encoding procathepsin L-like isoform X2 produces MIWETNQGLIRQHNLEAEIGKHTFTLGMNQFGDMTNKEYNALLTVNAAEEEKLLDGIPLSKWNCSLSAAPETWDWRPYGYVTPVKNQGSCGSCYAFAAVGALEGQLFKQTGKLLPLSEQNLVDCSGDYHNNGCGGGLAMRCFSYVSDHGIMSERKYPYTAEVGPCEYQNATKEAWCKGFNRVPSLDEKVFRDTLYEVGPIAVSVNATHPSFKFYKDGVLYQPDCSTRTNHAVLAVGYGSSYLDYWIVKNSWGTGWGRDGYILMARGYNQCGIARRPVYPIM; encoded by the exons ATGATCTGGGAGACAAACCAAGGCCTCATCCGTCAACACAACCTGGAGGCAGAAATAGGAAAGCACACTTTCACCCTGGGAATGAACCAGTTTGGAGACATG ACGAATAAAGAGTACAATGCCTTGTTGACTGTTAATGCTGCTGAGGAGGAGAAACTCCTGGATGGGATCCCCCTCTCTAAGTGGAACTGCAGTCTCTCAGCAGCTCCTGAGACGTGGGACTGGCGTCCATATGGATATGTGACTCCAGTGAAGAACCAG GGGTCTTGTGGATCTTGCTATGCATTTGCTGCAGTCGGAGCCCTGGAGGGCCAGTTGTTCAAGCAGACAGGCAAACTGTTGCCTCTGAGTGAGCAGAACCTGGTGGACTGCAGCGGAGACTATCACAATAATGGCTGTGGAGGTGGCTTGGCCATGAGGTGTTTTAGTTACGTCTCAGATCATGGGATTATGTCGGAGAGGAAATATCCTTACACTGCAGAG GTGGGCCCTTGTGAATACCAGAACGCAACAAAGGAAGCCTGGTGCAAAGGCTTCAACAGAGTTCCTTCGCTGGATGAAAAAGTGTTTCGAGACACTTTGTATGAGGTTGGCCCTATCGCTGTGTCTGTGAACGCCACACATCCCTCCTTCAAGTTCTACAAAGATG GAGTCCTCTACCAGCCTGACTGTTCAACAAGAACTAACCATGCTGTACTGGCTGTCGGGTATGGTAGTTCTTACCTGGACTACTGGATTGTGAAAAACAG CTGGGGTACTGGTTGGGGAAGAGACGGGTACATTCTCATGGCCAGAGGATACAACCAGTGTGGTATTGCCAGACGACCAGTCTACCCTATTATGTGA